The DNA sequence GCGCTTACCCATAGACATTGTGGATCTACGTTTACTGTAATCGTCTCCTCAATGAGCtgagaattttataaagttaattCTGGTATTTTTATGGCGTATACTTTagtctattaaatatttcatccCCAATTTTTGTTTGCTTCTTTGTCAAAACTTATATTTTCACACATGTTATAATGTCCCGTTTAATTTCGTtgctgttaattaataaattattattcaaatttaagtgCGAGTAGAAATTCTTGTATCACATCATCTTCATTTTAcgtatttttactaaattcggtatttttataattttattgtttgaaatgaATCGGCTTTTTTgtattagtttatattttacgaGCAAGTCAGGTAGATTATTTGAGTTGTTAGTACTTTTATGTGCTGTCAAAGTCCATTAACTCGGATTCCATTATCTCGAAACTTCCCCAAAATCTTGACCTTAACTTCGAATGACGTTGTCTTCCACCCGATGCTATATGTTTGTATGTgtctatatacatttgtatacgAATCATTAGAGGGCATTCTTAGACGGTGACAAGTTATGGTTTTCTATAGATTTTCTTAGACGGCGACAAGTCCTGATGTTCTATAGATCTATACCTTCTATAGAAATTCTTGAattcaacatttattttttgattcaagATCTACGGTCGATAAGTAAGAAAGTCAATCTGTGCCATCAGTATCAGACCAGTTATTTGCTGTTTGCCCACCCTTAGTCTATATTTTAGTTTCTGTAATGTAGACTTAATAAACCGATCGTGATCAACAGTTATACAGCAGCGTGAATCAATACAAGGTACtaagtattattaaacttCTGCAATAATAAATGCTTTCCcgccaataaaaaaaatcaactcatTTGTCAACGAAAACCAACAATAAACTGAATCGTTATATTAGAGCATGATTAGTAATTCTATTGCTAACAGGAATCTCCGAATTTAACCTGAACACAGTTGCAATGAATTATCCAGCCAATGAATATCGCATATTAATAATACGCCATTATTCTAATCACTCTTGTTTCCAGTGTCTCCGAATATCCAGTTACTATACTGGCACAAATTAGAGTAAGGAGTTTTCGGTTGTTTGAGTTTGCTGTTGCGTTGCCTCGAGTCCATGTAGATCATTTCGTCTTTCTCTTGACCACCGAACCGCACAGCATGTACAAATCGTTCTATCCAAATAGTTTCAGCATCAACTGCCGTTCTATGACGCTCTACTATCTATCTATTGCGTAGTTCTATGTTGTATTGGAGAGCTGGCTAAAAGGAGAGATTTGATAGTCAAAgacatttatttcaattaattaacttcgCTTGGTTGTGAAACTGAGGAATCATTGGGTTCGGGGTAAGTAGGATTGGTGGAATGGAAGGCAGATTCTAGGTGGAGATTATAAGGTGTCTGGGAACAAGGAGTATGAGGCGTAAAGTCTGTAAATGTAAGAGGGCGCCATTACGATAAATTGTTGAAATTAAGGAGCGAAGAGTAAAAGGgaattgtattttttcataaatttaacattgTAGAGTATTCGTATTATAAGAATTTCTTCTTTATAAAACTATaggattttttaatgttagataagtatatttatattgaaatttataaggctattcattaattataaatttatttatggtcGGTTGGAttagcaaataaatttattaggaTCATAATTGAGTATTATATGATACTGCCGGAataatatagttttttattgttataattgtTCTATAGATTAATTctactattatatatactttCGAATCGTTCTTAACTTAAGAACACACCTTATTAatgttgattattttcaatataaaattttttcactttgaAAATTGGGGGCAGGGGGAGGGGGGGTCACAGTTTTTGGAAGAGATTGGGACAAATTGATCTACTATGGACTTGTGACAAATTTAAGAGCTCGAAatggtataaaaatattttttttgaacttcgCGAACTCataaacagcgggaagtttttaGGTTTGGCCCGAAAGGTCAACCgttttccatattttttttgtttgtttgtttcgTTTATAAAACAATCGAAATCATAAGATTATTAGTGTTTGgaaaagttttatatattccctgctttacattaaattttcaaaaagatcAGCCGAGTTGATCCGGAAGAAggaattactaatattttttttacccagaAAATGATaggaataaaagtttaaaactttCAGGATATCCGTATATTAAGATAGCCTACATATATCCTCAAAATACGATCGAATGTCCGCTGAGTTTAGAATCACCATATTCTTAGTCCCCtgtgtcattttttataactttcaattacatatgtattaaatataataaactaataacTTTAAGCTGCTCTAATATTTCACTATCTGCTTATATAACAGAATTATGAGcatgaaatatttatgaaatattaagaACATCagggaaattaaaatttcctaaTACATCAAAAACACGTGTTAGTTGAGTAAGGAAAAAGTCGAGCTCGTATGCTcgtgttaatattaagaaaattatacacaaatttgttttcattcattttaagtTATTCTAAATTCTATCAAAGCGATGTCATAAGAtcaaaaatatctaatttaaaaatacatatagagattattgataattaaagtCAAGTGACTGAATTGATTTGTTTTCGCAAACGAAATCTATTAAATCAGATTATGCCAATATCGTGTAATTATTCATAactgaaatatttatacatctaTTTTCGAAGTTTTATCACTGTGGCGTAGAACGGTCGTGGGGACGATTTGCCCTAGAATAATTTAGCTAGCCGGTACATATCTATTCTTTACTACTAAGAGGCTATAAACACTGGTAGCAAACTCTCAGTGGcgctatatttaattaataattaataaagtgcTGTAATTTTAGTAACAACTTTctgtatattaaattactgAGATAAACGAAAATTATTaccgtaattaaatttatggtgacaaataataaaaacaattataaagtAGTAactatttgttgtttaataatttttttttataaaacacttTTAAATCATAAGGTGGGTAAAAAGCTACTTTAATTATCGCTATTTAtctatttcaataatttgatttcgaaaataaatacgaaatcCTTACCCGAGAAGAAACGCTtgattttgattatatataattatatgtaatcaaTGAACCTGAAGTTCCGAACGTTGCTAtccaacgaaaaaaaattttttctaaacaaaaaaaaaataacaactacaatttaatatttgcatCGTATTGATCTAAAATGCGTGAATATGCATCACAAACACACCCATAAACACcataaactaatattttctcaTACTttgagtggaaaaaaaatcaaactgaTCACTCCCAGTTTCATGTGCCCtctgtaatttttactgacCCTTAGGGACGACATAAAAAGTGTAGGAAAAAATCACCATAAGAATCCATCCACCGGAACAGCTCCATAAACACCATAAACTCATGCTTTCTCGTGGATatcgtagaaaaaaattctaactgATCACTTCGAGTTTCGTGTGTCCTCTGTAATTTTCACAGATTCTTAGCAACGACATAAGAagtgtagaaaaaaatcacCATGATCATACAGAAATttggatataattatatagaactaCACATGGTCagattcaattataaatatagttaATTGCAATCATTTTTCCTCGGGTAGAATCAAAAACTGAAACTTCACTAAGTTCAATACGGATATTACCACTATAGCTTTTCATAATTGACCCGCCCAAAATCATGATATAACCACCAGTCTAGTAGTAGTAACCAATCATCGGTCCGCCGCGGGATTCGTTCATGGCTCACAATCTTACTATTACCCAAAAAATCAAACAATAGAGTTAATCtaaaaaaacgatttatactattgttaaaaaaaattcgtagcTTTCCGAAACTCTATCGTatggaattttcaaaaaacaaaaacgaaATATTCAgggttattaaattaactttgatgaaaaattgctAAATATTTACCGAATAATTGAATACTCTTTACAAattggtttattatttttaactaaaattttttattgcattgAATGCGTgactttaatttcattattaaaaatgcataaaaaaaaatatttatacaaaattggTATTTACTGCCTAGGTGcttaaaatataacattaaGTTTGATGCACGAAATTTTTCTCATGTATGGTTATTTCTTTTCGAAAGAGGTTATTTTTAGCATAGACTTCGATCGTCTTAATCCATCGGATGATAAAAGGATGAAATTTGTCACATTTGGCTAATACATATTTGGCAAGTGTTTCCAGCGTTAGGGATACAGGGAGTGAGATTATACGGATATTAGAAATGCCGTAGGGAATGAAAGATAATCCGAGTACGACGGAAATAAGTCGACCGCTAGTAGTAATCCGATCGAAACCACCACCACTGCTATTGCTACCGGTTTGTGAAAACGTACATGGTTTATCCGGGgaaattttcatacttttaatCCTATTTAAGTAGTaaatcctttatttttttaaaattaattgtaaaaaaaatgattattgaaagttaaaaaataatgatctcctactttatttttgttggagtgacaaaataaaatatgacatAGAGAAAAATAAGTTTAGAGTCCAAGTTTTCTTTCAATTTCAATATACCTCGTTTACGTGCCTCAAatcaaaaataagaaaaggtTTTCACACACGTGTCGCCCACTTATCTTCGACGACATATTCTTGCACCCTTTTTTCATTCTCATACTTTTAAACTACTTGTCTTTTCTTTTCGATGCTCATCATTCCCCTCACTTCTTCAAAAACGATAGTGCCACCAACAGTCAAGCACAACCCGCACAGATGCCAccttataaacttttattttcgaaaagcCGTTAACGGCTCGAGAAAGAAAGTAAATCTATGaaggaaagaaaaataaagaggCCACGGTAGTATGTCCTGTCAAGCTGTCGCTGAAGGGAGCGCGACTGCCAACTCATAGGACACGTTGAATACGAGCTAAGAATATTGCGTCGTtccataatattttcaccgtttTATTCTCGTTCagtttttatcatacaaagaaacacaaaaaatttgatcgtTGACAGAACATGACCCGGTGTacactttttcattttaaaatccaataacaatacttaaaaattaattttatgagtgtcattttttttttatgttaacatTGGATACTAATAGTTTctaccatgaaaaaaaaaaaaatatctatacataAGGAATAGaagggcaaaatggggtacccccaaaattgtatattaaatgaagaaagattaattaatataaattctataccaaattataaattaaatcatttccGCGTATCTGCTTtcacaaaatttgaatttttagttgagtaaaaaaaaatgtatcttttggttttatttatatagaaaatcATATACTACATTGAATCCTGAACTATTATGAATAGAAGATTCTCTCAGCTTTGAGTCAGAATGAGGAAATTCCACTTTGAATAAAGATATAAAGCTACAACTACGACGATATATTCTATGCAACAAAaagtaagattcaaaaattattatgatcatTTGTAATCTTTCACTTCAAATAGACTTGACTGCAGATAAGTGTTCGTTCTTGGTCATATTGTTCAAAGTTCtacaacttttataaaaatagaaaatttataaaaaaggaCTAGTAGaatgaaggaaaaaatttttttttcttcatatgtcttaaaaatttcaatctatttgatcgaatgatctaaaatttatatgaaagttGACAGATGACAAGTTCTTTCGAATGCCTTAAGATAAACGCACAcacatcattttgaaaatagtcagaacaATTTCCAAAGACCTCAACTTCGACATCTAACAAAAATCTGATTTTCTAAAATCGCCGTGGAAACGAAAACTCccggaaatttgaaaaatcatagattatagcacaaaatttgaaaaatgttattcaCTCTATCTGAAATACATCAAATCAAATctcggaaatattttttttctttttcaacaactttctattttcaaaatataacaatatttttcaaatttatgttctgctaaattttcagcCGAATAGATTCACTctgctaaaaaataaactattattcaatttccaatttttattagtactccctcaaaatttatatcaaatcgacaatttaaattttagggtcttcgttttttgaaaataaccgCTTACCTTAAAAACGGGTATAAATTGTTTCCAATCGTACCGAATTTTGAAAGATGCCCCATTTCGCCCGAGTCTCCTTGAAATAACCTGACCAATACTATCCTTACAAGAAATTTCatactataaattaaagaaatggACATCACAATGAATAAAAGATATCTACCCATAACTAAAATCGGTAATAATtcatcaaatgaaaaatttatcgtctCAATATTACAAACGAGACCACACggaatttttttccacaaagtatcaaataaacaagtatttattaacttttcgCATTTTTAGGACTTTTATACtcgtgaaatttttatttctgacgATAAAGCGTAACTGATTGGGATACTATTGATCTTGATGACGTGTGTATGCGTGCTCATTCATCTGTTCattcataacaaaaaaatacttttttttgtattgtagCTCATCTCGATTTAAAACCCGAAATAAAACATATGTAGATAAATAGTATATGAgtcttgtgaaaaaaaaaaaaaatggcttcATAATTCTACTGGTTATATATAGAAGAGAAAAACGCGTCAGTGTCTAAATGGTTTTTTCTTTAGTGAATATGAACGAGGATAACATCGATTAATTCTGACTTAAACCTCAGGTGGAGATAAATCAATGTTCGATACTTTAAGTTTTCTTACTTTCTTTCTTACTGCCATAAAGCATTTCACACTTTTGAGGATTTAGACTTTGATAATATATTTCTGGTAGCAGAtggcaacttttttttacttgtaccTTCAGAAAAAATCGAATCAGAATAAAACAAGTTTTAAACCTACAGATTATTAACAATCAGTAGTAAATGGTTGTCAAGCATTTCCGGAAAATTTGGCCATACAATTCTATCAGAAAAACCCGTGGTCTATAGTGAAAATGAATGTTATCATTTCTTAACTGTCCGATGTACTTTTTCCGATATTCCTGCTTCCTGTTATATATTACCTGCGATGTTGCATAATAGCATCATATTTACCTGCGCTTTTTATACTTTACAAGTATAAGCTGCATATGACAGAGATTTTTCccaaaatgtttaaaataaaatttattaacagaCAAAACgctatcaattttttacagttggCAGATTGAACCCAGTACAAACACGGGCCTCGAATACCGAATTTTCAAAGTCTGTGTAATTAATTGAGAAACGTAAAATGCTGTAATTTTTTGGACCAGAACACCGAAAACCAGTTTCAATTCtgctttaatttattaaattttttgttataaacatCAATTTTGGACGAAAATGAAGACAATTTGTAGCTAATCTACAAAACAGGTAGGCTGTGAAAAGTCGGGAATGAATTCTGAGTAAATCAATGGGGCCTGTTAAGTATCTATAGACCTCGGGAGTATCAACGAGTCTTTTGGAACAACGTTGACtcatacaattattaaaaaattttgttttttttcacgaAGACCTTTGAGTCtcgattttctataaaatttcttagacATGGCTAATCACTGCAGTGATTTTGACCAAATTCTAACAATTGTGGCGACATCTTACAAACGCctttataactattatataaattaaaattttgaaacggtcattttcttaaaaatactACGAAATAAGAATACggaaggaaaaataaatttttcaatcactTGAAAAGAAAAGATTGCGTCCAATTATCTAGCTGGTTGTGactaacaaaatttttgactaAACCTTAATTTGTGACGTCACTATTGACGAGTCGGtattaacttaaataatttataaatgaatatagtACTCACCCGCTACGTTCATCTTCATCtattactaaattttgttGGTTCCGCAGGAAACGTTGACGTAAATACCAGTGAATACGTTAGGTGACGTAATGCATAGATGATGTCTAAGTCCCATGGCATTATCTAAGGATTTAGAGAACAATATTGGATATTAGATAGCGTGTTGGATTATTAGAAGGATCCAGGTATAAGTTATGACAAGGACCTAGAAATGACATCATTATGCacatttgaaaaatcgaaaggaAGTGAAGGACAAACTATGATTTACCTGAACAGACCTAGATACAAAAGGATATTGGTGAGAAAGTATAAAAAGACGTATTCGGATGGTTGtagcagaaaaatttttacgttcATATCTTTGTTACTACCCTGATAGTTAGACTCTGATCAGAAAATTAGCGTAGATTAGTTGCGATCAACTTGACAAGTTTTCGACAACTTTTAACTTTTGTAACTGTTGACAATAAATTGATGCTAACTTTCCCAAAAAGTTGGTGACAATCTGCTGCCGCaactttttgagaaaattgaagacaACTTTGCATCAACTAATTGAatgccaacttttgccaccaattTTCTCATAAAGTTGTCATTaacttatggaaatgccaATTTTTGCGACCAACTTGGCATCAAACTGCTGCAGAAAGTTGCCACCAGCCTGCTGCCAACTTAACTATCAGGGTGTTTTCCATTGTATCTcccattaaatattaaatactaagaACACCTATATCGTCTATTCGAAAGTAGAcggggaaaaataaaaatatagaggAAATTTCACACATTTTGAGCTCTGGATATTGGAGTAGGTTCCGTATACTGGATAAATTGGGACGTTCGTGGAAGAGAATAAAATGAAGCATTTGGTGAAATAATTCGACTGTGGTCTCAAGAAAAACACCCGGtttatattcaatataaattttgtaaaattttatttatttaacttgacATATCATGATCGTAATCATCTTCATCAGAAGTAACATCTGAATCCTCAGCTTGCGCAATACATTTGTCGCACtgacaaacaaataaatacaaggaacttagtaatttttgtcgtGAATGTCTACTGCGCTCTAATTCACATTCATCTAAATATCCAATACAAATTTCCTCTTCAGGCTGAATATCACGAGTCGCTTTTATCCTCAAAGTACTATTAGAGTAAGGGAACTCAACAACGGCATTTGGTGAGCAGCTATGATTGAGAGTTGACTGAAGTGCGTACAAACCAGATCCCTCATTATTCAGAAAAGTTCCTACCACTAGTAACAAAATTGTTATTACCCTGAACATGTAATCTATTTTCCTATAATATTTAACTACCTTCGTCCATGTCATCGTAAATCTGATCAACAAACTTATCGATCTGAATCCTTTGGTCATCGGGTAATTCAAGAGCGGATACGTTTTTCACCCATCTACTAAATGCGCTTGTACCAATACCTTGACCATTTGTGCCTACTAGTGCTAATAAACTCCTAAAACCTTCAGGTGTGAACCACTGAAATCAAAACCTAGTTAGTGAATTAATCAAGACAATTATACCTAcgaatttaaatcaattgaataaaatttgctaCTAGTAAATCAAGAcactaatttttgaataattcattaaaatatacgaaattcagagtaaaaagttttatcctatcaaaaaaatccatgggAATCCAGCCTAGATTCTTATATCAGTTCCCACATTTTCAAACGGATTCCCATATGATTTTCCTATAGGAAACCAGCATAGATTCTTATACGCGTATCAATAGACGATAGACAAAACTCCAGGCACCctggattttataaaaataacttaaacgATTTCAAGTGTTTCTTTATCCTTACAgtagatttcaaaatttaaaaaaaaaaataaaaattgcctTTACTTTTCTCATTATCCCTATTCGTTTACttccatatttttttgttcaatttataACTGTTTTCCTACAATCTatgagttttttgaaaaattataccGATAACTATTTGAAATATACATGAAAATAcgactttttttaacttaatctTCAGTATCACATTATTTTTTGctctcaatatttaaaaaaaataaactataaataaaaaacataccTGGGGAACGTTCTCTTTACTAAAGGTCTGCTCCATTAACTGTCTCAGCACATCAATTTGCCCAATGAATTTTTCTCCAAGTAAATTGTGTGCTATTTCATGTACCTCATTAACTGTCTTGTgacagaaattattaaaaacagatAAAACACTTGATTTATCTTCAGCTTGATTGACATAAGCTAGCATTCTTGCTAATAGCATAATTGTAGCAGTTTCCGGTGGGTAATGCATTTGTTTCCAcgtttctttcaatttttccaaAGGGTGGGCTTCACATTTTTCGCGCGTTTGACAGCACAAAATTCTGTGGTATTTACTAAGTGCTTCGTTCAAGCAATCAGGGCTACAAAACTTGTTACCACAAGCTGGACATTCAACTATTGACTCTTTCTTTATCTCGCAGCATTCTGGGTAtggtaaaattaaatcattttttccagTCAAACGGCGCGCGTTTTCTTCTGCATTTTCTAGGGGGTACATACAGTTGTCACATGCCAAGTAACCGTAATCAGAATTCCATGAAAACTGACAGCAAACTACTGGTTTTTCTTCGAATATTATTTCGTCTTCTTTGAAAGCCCTTAACGCAAAAATTCCTTTACCCTgcaatcaaaaataattttttggttaatttttttttttaataaatgaatgcaGCTGACAGAtggcaatttttaaataaataaataaaaattaaaaaatacgaatttagaaaattttaaatcagcgcgcgaatttttttaaatttcatttctgaaatttatttatttatttatttaaagtttaaaaattgtttcatgTCGGCTACAtttacttgttttatttaatatatttgttgcagaaattttaaacaacgcactttttctttattgattATGCGAACTTGAAAGCTTTCGTTATTCATTATCGAAAGATACAAATTCTTTTTTGTTATTGGTTCtgattgttaatttatttatttaaaagaattaataaacaaataattaaattatttgaaattgttaaatattgcAACGTGAACATTGACCTTGCGTTAAATATTATAGAACGTCGACTCAAAAAACTCTGTGATATTTCTTGGAAAATATTACAGTAGTGCCATCtatattgaaatttactcacttaaatattttgcTGTGGCGATTTATGACCGTCATATTTGTCTGATAAGAAACGCGAAATGGCCGCCATTTTGTGTTTCGATTACACGACTGTCTCGTTtctgttttttgaaaaaatagaaactTACGGATGCTAAAATGACCGTCACGTTCTAAATggtcatgaattttttatttgcatgTAATTAGATTCTTGTCATCGAACTTTTTATTAGGAATATCACAATTAATCGTTGTCAAAATTACGgtcacaatttaaataatcacgaATTTCATAGtttgaattgaattaaaaacttgtgatagaattttttatgaaaaattattaagtaaaaagtaaaaaaaaaaaaaagttaatagaGACTGTTTGGATATTAAGattctaattaaatttctttgaaaaaatatatcagccaatttaattattttgcagtctcatcaaaaatatttagtaagttgacatctaataatttttgaattactttaataaagataaattataaaaaacatttaaaaaatcccgcccatatttttttaaatttctacataTGAAtacttttagttttattatttttttctaaattaatctcttgaaaaaaaactcaaaaattttcaattgtttgctaacttcagaatcatttaaaaaactggccataattaatttgttgaaaaaacaaTTCGAAAACTTCTACAgaattatatattcatacgTACACTTTCTCTCGATCAAGCTGTtaagttttcttttaattGACTTTCCACCAGCaacattttacattttttaaattttctatttcccatCAACTTGTTACGCGCTCGTCTCAAATCACTCTGCAACCCTTTCCCTTAAAACTCACCGATACAAATcttgtaaataactttttccCTAGACTGACTCTTTGTCACTAAACCAAAAGTTCCTAGCAGACACATCCTACAAATCCTACAATATACGTAAAAGTTGCTACAGTTAATTTTAAACGACTTCCGTAGACTTCCGCAGagaaccaacaaattttatccTAATTGTCGCTGTCGCTGTTTATCGCTTTCCCAGTTCAGACATTAACCATTAAAAGAGACATTTCTCGTTCAATACAATTGTAACCGGCTATTGTGTGTTATTTTATcgtgatattaattatatatattaattaactaataactaatattattatattttttagtgatttattAACTTTCTGTATAAAATGAATGGCACAATGGCAATggtaagtcaaaaaaaaaaattgcattatTATGCCGccatttatatatgtatacatatatattcatatatatatgtgtgtatatatggttgaatttcatttaattattgattttattactcCAATTGGTTACAATTAATTGTGAgacatgaaaatattttaaaaattaacactagattttaacattttctagGCTTCTTCAAATCAAAATATCTCGGAGCCACCAATGAAGAAAGCTCGTATAGAAGGTATTTTGCCagcatataaatattactattaatataagatagagtaaaaaaaatcaaagcaATTGATCTGTGACATTACGCATTACAGTgcgtagtaaaattttttttttttctaagaataaGTATAATTTAGTTAGGGAGCAAACGaggaatttattaaatgaaaaaataaattaaacataaatatggTTGCAGTTACtgcaaatataataataataaaaataataataggctaattgttataaaaggtatacaaaataaaaaggaattaAGATGGCcgtaaataaaactaatgtaTGGTTATCCTTCTGTTCTGAGATGTTACAGCAGGGAGACAGTACAGAATCTGTGGCCTTCATCTGAGCTGTGATCATGAGCGTGCGCCAAACGAATGAAACTGAAACGCTACAATTCGAACTGAAATGAATATGAGTTTATTACGAACTCCTACTGACACACCAGTTTTATGTCGAGTACCAAAAATTAGctcgatttaattattttagatagGTCAGCATTTAGGGTAGTCACAATCCTACAGATTCACGTctgattataaatttctacttACTTATTCCTTTGACTTTTGTACTCAGTGATAATATCTGGCTAAAATACCGTAGAGGTAAATAACAACGTGGTAGAATCAATATTACGACAACTgacctttttatttaaaattcctgAAACAAAAGAGCCCGTATCCCTTTATGTTGTCAGTTTGACACAatggataa is a window from the Microplitis demolitor isolate Queensland-Clemson2020A chromosome 4, iyMicDemo2.1a, whole genome shotgun sequence genome containing:
- the LOC103570162 gene encoding histone-lysine N-trimethyltransferase SMYD5 — its product is MNNESFQVRIINKEKGKGIFALRAFKEDEIIFEEKPVVCCQFSWNSDYGYLACDNCMYPLENAEENARRLTGKNDLILPYPECCEIKKESIVECPACGNKFCSPDCLNEALSKYHRILCCQTREKCEAHPLEKLKETWKQMHYPPETATIMLLARMLAYVNQAEDKSSVLSVFNNFCHKTVNEVHEIAHNLLGEKFIGQIDVLRQLMEQTFSKENVPQWFTPEGFRSLLALVGTNGQGIGTSAFSRWVKNVSALELPDDQRIQIDKFVDQIYDDMDEVVGTFLNNEGSGLYALQSTLNHSCSPNAVVEFPYSNSTLRIKATRDIQPEEEICIGYLDECELERSRHSRQKLLSSLYLFVCQCDKCIAQAEDSDVTSDEDDYDHDMSS